The nucleotide sequence CGCGTGCGCCGCCACCCAGGCGAGTTCCCGCCCGACGACGGGGCTCCGCAGGGCGGCCCGGACGGTGCGCGGAACGGGCCCGGGGCTCGGGACCTCGACCCCCCACCGGCCCAGCCGCGCCCGCTCGCGGTCGGCGAGGCCGCGTACGGCCCGGAGCGCTCCGGGTACCAGCAGCAGACCCACGCCGATGAGGGACGCCGCGGCGACCAGCAGCAGCCAGGCGAAGAGGACGAACGCCAGCAGCGCGGTGCCCAGCCCGCCGGCGAGCTGCTCGACCGCCGTGAGCGTCGTGCGGGCGACCGCGGCGGTCGCCGGCCGGAGCCCCGCGGACCGCGCGGACCCCGGCGGCGAGATCGGCACACCCGGACGCTAGGAGGCCGCGGGCCGCACGTCATCACCCCTCACCCGGAAGTACAGCCTGCACCACCCCCGGTGGGCAGCGTGCGGGATGGGACGAGCCGCCCGGACTCCGAAGGATCGAGGACGTCCCCATCCGCCCCTCCCGAGGAGCTCCCCGTGCCCGATCCCTACGCCCTCGATCCCCAGGGCCCACCCACGCCCGCCCGGCCCACGACCGGCGGCGCGCTGCGCGCGTTCCTGTGGGCCCTCCTGGCGCTCAGCGTCGGCGGCAACACCCTGTCCTCGTTCGCGAGCGTGCCGGTGTGGGTGAGCCTGTCCTTCGGACTGGTCACCGCGGCGTGCATCGCGGGGCTGGTCCTCGTGCACCGCCGCGCCCGATGACCACCGCGGTCACCCTCCCCGAACGGCCGGGGACCCCGGCCGGGTCGCCGGCCGTGCAGCTGGTCGGCGTGAGCCGCATCCACCCACCGGACGTCCGCGCCCTGGACGACGTGAGCCTCACCGTCGACCGCGGCAGCTACCTCGCGGTCATGGGCCCGTCGGGCTCGGGCAAGAGCACCCTGCTGCACTGCGCCGCCGGGCTGGACTCGCCGACCAGCGGCCAGGTGCTGCTCGCCGGGCGCGAGATCGGCGGTCTGGACGAGACCCGCCGCACCGAGCTGCGCCGCGAGCACGTGGGGTTCGTCTTCCAGGCCTACAACCTCCTGCCGGCCCTGTCGGTCGCCGACAACGTGACCCTCCCGCTGCGGCTGGCGGGCAGGCCGCCGGAGCCGGACTGGGTGCGTTTCCTGCTCGACCGGGTCGGGCTCGGCGGGCACCTGGCCCGCCGCCCCGGCGAGCTCTCCGGTGGCCAGCAGCAGCGCGCGGCCATCGCCCGCGCTTTGGTCGCCCGGCCGGCCGTCGTCTTCGCCGACGAGCCCACCGGCGCCCTGGACCGCGCGAGCGCCGCCCAGATCCTCGGCCTGCTCCGCGACGTGGTCGACGAGCTCGGGCAGACCGTCGTGATGGTCACCCACGACCCCGCCGCCGCGGCGGAGGCCGACCGGGTGCTCGTGATGGCCGACGGCCGGGTCGTCGACGCGCTCGACCGGCCGACCCCGGGCGCGCTGGCCGCGCGCCTGGTCGCGCTCGGGGAGGGCTGAGCCGTGGTCCGTCTGGCGCTTGGCATGGCCCGCCGCCGCATGGCCGCCCTCGTCGCCGTGGCCTTCGCCGTCCTCGGCGGGGTGGCGATCGTCACCGGCACGGGCGTGCTCCTCGAGTCGGGCCTGCGATCCGAGCTGTCCGCCGGGCGGCTGGCCGGCGCCGACGTCCTCGTCGCCGCCGACCCGACGGTGCCGCGGGCCGAGGACCTCGACCTCGCGCTGCCCGAGCGGCGCCCCGTCCCCGCCGAGCTGGTGCACGACCTCGCGAACGTGCCGGGCGTCACCGCCGTCGCCGGCGACGTCAGCTTCCCCGCCGCTGTCCTGGACGGCGACGCCGCGGTCGCGCCGGTCGGCGACGCGGCCACCGACGGCCACGGCTGGTCGTCGGTCGCGCTGCTCCCCCGCGCCGCGGTCGAGGGCGCGCCGCCCACCGGCGCCGACGAGGTGGCCCTGGACGCCGACCTCGCGGCGGCGGCGGGGCTCGAGGTCGGGGACACCGCACGCCTCGTGGCCGCCGGCGTTCCCGGCGAGTACCGCGTCACGGCCGTGGTGCGCCCGGCCGGAGCCGGGGTGCTGTTCGACGACGCGACCGCCGCGGAGCTCGCCGGGCGCACCGATGGTGCCCGCGCGGCGACCGTCGACCTGGTGGGTCTCCGGGTCGAGCCGGGGGCGACCGACCGCGTCGCCGCCGCCGTCCGCGCCGAGCTGCCGGGCACCGGCCTGGTGGTCGCCACCGGCGACGACCGGGGGGAGGCCGTCCTGCCGGGGGCCGCCTCGTCGCGGTCGCTGCTCGTGGTCCTCGCCGGCTCGCTGGCCGGGGTGCCGCTGCTGGTCGTCGGCTTCCTGGTCGCCGGGGCGGTGAGCGTGTCGATCGCCGGGCAGCGGCCGGAGCTGGCCCTGCTCCGCGCGGTCGGGACGACGCCGCGGCAGCTGCGCCGGCTGGTGGCGGCCCAGGCCACCGGGATCGGTGCGGTCGCCGCCCTGCCCGGCCTGCTGCTCGG is from Blastococcus sp. HT6-4 and encodes:
- a CDS encoding ABC transporter ATP-binding protein yields the protein MTTAVTLPERPGTPAGSPAVQLVGVSRIHPPDVRALDDVSLTVDRGSYLAVMGPSGSGKSTLLHCAAGLDSPTSGQVLLAGREIGGLDETRRTELRREHVGFVFQAYNLLPALSVADNVTLPLRLAGRPPEPDWVRFLLDRVGLGGHLARRPGELSGGQQQRAAIARALVARPAVVFADEPTGALDRASAAQILGLLRDVVDELGQTVVMVTHDPAAAAEADRVLVMADGRVVDALDRPTPGALAARLVALGEG